The following nucleotide sequence is from Streptomyces pactum.
TCTCCCCGGGCCGCGCGCGTGAACGAAATGAACGGAAGGGTGACCGCCGTCACAGCGCGGTGCATAGTCGCCGGGACCGATCAGACGTGCGGGCCGCGCCCGCGCCCGGCACGGAGGAGGAGGCAGCCGTGGCCACGCAGACCCCAGCCCCGAGATCTCCGGGACACCCCCGGAGGGACCGGACCCACTATCTGTACCTCGCCGTGATCGGCGCGGTCCTGCTGGGCATCGCGGTGGGATTCGCCGCGCCCGGCACGGCCGTCGAACTGAAGCCGATCGGCACCGGGTTCGTCAACCTGATCAAGATGATGATCTCGCCGATCATCTTCTGCACGATCGTCCTCGGCGTCGGCTCGGTCCGCAAGGCCGCCAAGGTCGGCGCGGTCGGCGGGCTCGCGCTCGGCTACTTCCTCCTCATGTCCACCGTCGCGCTCGCCATCGGCCTGCTGGTGGGCAACCTGCTGGAACCGGGCAGCGGCCTGGAACTGACCACCGAGGCGGCGAAGGCCGGCCAGGGGCAGGCCGAGGGGGCGAGCGAGTCCACCGAGGAGTTCCTGCTCGGCATCATCCCCACCACCCTGGTCTCCGCCTTCACCGAGGGCGAGGTGCTGCAGACCCTGCTGGTGGCGCTGTTCGCCGGCTTCGCCCTCCAGGCGATGGGCGCGGCCGGGGAGCCGGTGCTGCGCGGCATCGGCCACATCCAGCGCCTGGTCTTCCGCATCCTGTCGATGATCATGTGGGCGGCCCCGGTCGGCGCGTTCGGCGCCATCGCGGCGGTCATCGGGCAGACCGGCACCGACGCGCTGCGGTCCCTCGCCGTCATCATGATCGGCTTCTACGTCACCTGCTTCCTCTTCGTCTTCCTGGTGCTCGGCGCGGTGCTGCGGCTGGTCGCCGGCGTCAACGTCCTGGCGCTGCTGAAGTACCTGGGACGGGAGTTCCTGCTGATCGTGTCCACCTCGTCGTCGGAATCGGCGCTGCCGCGCCTGATCGCCAAGATGGAACACGCCGGCGTCAGCAAGCCGGTGGTCGGCATCACCGTCCCCACCGGCTACTCCTTCAACCTCGACGGCACCGCCATCTACCTGACGATGGCCTCCCTCTTCATCGCCGAGGCGATGGGCGACCCGCTCTCCCTCGGACAGCAGATCTCGCTGCTCCTGTTCATGATCATCGCGTCCAAGGGCGCGGCCGGGGTCACCGGCGCCGGCATGGCCACGCTCGCCGGCGGGCTCCAGTCCCACCGCCCCGAACTCGTGGACGGCGTCGGCCTGATCGTCGGCATCGACCGCTTCATGAGCGAGGCGCGCGCCCTGACCAACTTCGCGGGCAACGCGGTGGCCACCGTCCTGGTCGGCACCTGGACCAAGGAGATCGACCGGGAGCGGATGCGGGAGGTCCTCGCCGGGCGCCTGCCGTTCGACGAGACGACGCTGCTGGACGACGGTCACGGCGCCCCCGCTCCCGAGAACCCGGCAGGTCAGGAGGGCCGTTCCGGGACCCCCGCGGCGACTGCCGAGGGAACTGCGCGGGGCGGCGCGGCGTCCCAGGAGAAGACCGCCGCCGTCTGACCCACGGCCACCCACCCGGGTGTGCGGCGCCCCACTCGGCGCACATCCGTTCCCGGCCGGCCGGCCGCCTGGCCGCTCACGACGAGGCGGACGGCCCGGCCCCCGCGGGCGGGCGGGACCCGGTTCCACCGAACCCGGGCCCGCCCGCCCGTGCGCATGCGGTGTCCGCGGGTGCCGGCCGCAGGCTCCTTCCCGAGGCCGCCCTCCCCGCGCGTACCGGTGGTGCGGGCCGGCCCCGGGGTGCCGATACGCCGACCGCCCGTACCCGGGCAGGTGTCCGGCGGGCGTGGGTCCGGCCCGGGTGCGTCCGGGCCGTCCGCCGCCGCGCGGGGGCCAGGGCACCGGGCCGTCCACCGCGGCACCGGCCCGCCGTCGGCGCGGTCAGCCGCCCCCCACCGCCGCACCCGCCTCCGCATCCGCCGCCCCCGCATCCTCCGCCGCCCCCCGCAGCCGCCCCCCACCGCCGCTGCTCCCGCCCCCCGCCGCGCTTGCCCTTGCCGTCGCCGCCGGACGTGATGATCGCCAGCCCGACCGCGACGATGATCACGACCCAGACCCACCCGTCCATCGGAGTCCCCCCTCTCCACCGCCGCGGGCCCGGTCCTCGCGGCCCGTCGGTCGGACCGTCCCCGGGACACCGTGGTGCAGCGGACCACGCTCCGGCCGCACCGCCCGGTTCCGTTCCGGGAGCCGGGCGCCATGTGCCGGGCGGCCGGAAAGCGACGGTCAGGGTGGGGAACCGGCCGGGGCGGGGAGCGACGTGGCCGGTCACGCCGCGCTCCGGCGGTCACCGCGAAGGCCCGGCGGGTCCCCGTCGCCGGGTGACGCGGCGGAAATCCGACGCAGCGCCGGGAGGCCGGGGGCCACCGGACCCAGCGGCTCCGCCGACCCGGGTGAGTCCGCCGGACAGGGCCGCCCCCCGCCGACGGGGCGAGTCCGCCGGCCCGGCCGGCCCGAGGCCGGAGCCCGCCGGGTCGGGGGCAGCTCCCCCCGATCCCCGCTCCCGCCGCCCCCGTCGAGCTGAGGCCGCCCTGCCACCGCTCCCACCGGCCGGTGCGCCCGCCGGCCTCCGGGCCCCCTCGCCGGGCGCGCCCGGTGTCTGTCCTGGCCGCCCGCACCGATGCCCGCCGATTGCCCGCGACCGACCGCCCGGCGGGCGGCGCCGGGCGGCTGATTATCATCGGGGCCGGGACAGGGGAAGCCGTCCCCCGGGCCGGCGACCGGCCGGGTACCCGGGCCTGCCGAAGGAGAGCCGCGCGTGATGTTCGAGGTGGGCCGGGCCGTCCCCGGCGCGGACACGCCGCACCCGCGGTGCCGGCCGGTGCGGCGGATCCCCCGGCCGGGGTCCGCGTGATGCGCTCCCGCCGCCGGCTGCTCGCCGCCGGCCTCGCCGTACCGCTGCTGCTCGTCGCGCTGTACCTGGCCTTCGGGGACGCGCTGCGCCCCGACGGGGACGGTGGGGTGCGGGTGGCCGTACCGGAGAGCGACCGGACCACCGCCCGGATCTGCGCCGAGCTCATCGACGCCGTCCCGTCGACCGTCGCCGGCGCCGAGCGGCGCGAGACCCGGCCCGGCTCGCGGCTGACGGCGGCCTGGGGCGACCCGGCGATCGTGCTGCGCTGCGGGGTGCCGCGGCCGGACGAGATGAACCGGGCCACCGCCACCGGTGCGAAGATCGGCGAGGTGGACTGGATGCTGGAGAGCCCGGGGGAGGACGGCCGGCACCGCTGCACCACCGCGCTGCGCACCGTCTACGTCGAGGTCTCCATCCCCGGCAGCTACCAGGACGTGACCCCGCTGGAGGACCTGGCCGAGGCGATCCGGAAGACCGTGCCCGCCGGTATCTCGGACGCGTGATCCCCGCCGGTGTCCCGGGCGCGTGACCCCGCGGGCGTCGCCGGCGCCCCGTCGCGGTCCGGTAACCCCCATAGGCCCCCGGGGCCCGGCCCCGCCCGGGGCCCGTACGGTGATCCCCTCCCGTGCCTCACGCGACCCACGGGACGGCACGGCCCGCCGGTGGTGGCCCCGGCACCGGACGCCGGGCGGCCCGCGCCCGCGGGCGGTGGCAGCCCGGCCCTCGGCCCCCGGCCCCCGGCAGCCCGGCCGACCGCCGGCCGCGGGAGGCCGGTCAGGCCGGGCGGAACCAGACGGTGGCCAGGGGCGGCAGCACCGGCCGGACGCTGGCGGGCCGGCCGTGCCAGGGGACCGGTTCCGCCCTCAGCGGCTCCGGGTTGGCCACCCCGCTCCCGCCGTAGGCCCCGGCGTCGGTGTTGAGCACCTCCCGCCACCGCGCGATCCGCTCCGGAACCCCCAGCCGGTACCCGTGGCGGACCACCGGCGAGAAGTTGCTGACCGCCAGCAGCGGGGAGCCCTGGGCGTCGAAGCGGAGGAAGGCGAACACGTTGTCGTCGGCGGCGTCCCCGGCCACCCAGGCGAACCCGTCCGGCACGGTGTCCCGCTGCCACAGCGCGGGCGTGGCGGTGTAGCACCGGTTGAGGTCGCGCACCAGGTTCCGCACCCCCCGGTGGTCACCGGCGGAGTGGTAGGAGTCGTCCAGCAGCCACCACTCCGGCCCGTGCTCGTGCGACCACTCCGCCCCCTGCGCGAACTCCTGCCCCATGAACAGCAGCTGCTTGCCCGGATGGGCCCACATGAAGCCCAGGTAGGCGCGGTGCGTGGCGCGCCGCTGCCACCAGTCGCCCGGCATCTTCGACACCAGTGCCCGCTTGCCGTGCACCACCTCGTCATGGCTGATCGGCAGCACGTAGTTCTCGCTGTACGCGTAGACCATGGAGAAGGTCATCTCGTGGTGGTGGTACCTGCGGTGCACCGGCTCGTGCGCCACGTAACCCAGCGAGTCGTGCATCCAGCCCATGTTCCACTTCAGCCCGAAGCCCAGACCGCCGAAGCCGTCCGGCCCCACCAGGTGGGTGGGCCGGGTCACGCCGTTCCAGGCGGTGGACTCCTCGGCGATGGTCACCACCCCCGGGCAGCGCCGGTAGACGGTGGCGTTCATCTCCTGGAGGAAGGCGACCGCGTCCAGGTCCTCCCGCCCGCCCCGGGCGTTGGGCGTCCACTGGCCCTCCTCCCGGGAGTAGTCCAGGTAGAGCATCGAGGCCACCGCGTCCACCCGCAGCCCGTCCACGTGGAACTCCTCGCACCAGTACACCGCGTTGGCCACCAGGAAGTTCCGCACCTCGGTCCGCCCGTAGTCGAACTCCAGCGTCCCCCAGTCGGGGTGCGCGGCGCGCCGCGGGTCGGCGTGCTCGTACAGCGCGGTGCCGTCGAAGCGGGCCAGTGCCCAGTCGTCGCGCGGGAAGTGCGCCGGCACCCAGTCCACGATCACCCCGATGCCCGCCCGGTGCAGCGCGTCCACCAGGTACTTGAAGTCGTCGGGCGTGCCCAGCCGGGCGGTGGGGGCGTAGAAACCGGTGACCTGGTAGCCCCAGGAGCCGCCGAACGGGTGCTCGGCGACCGGCATGAACTCCACATGGGTGAAGCCCAGGTCCCGTACGTAGCCGGGCAGCTGCTCGGCGAGCTGCCGGTAGGACAGGCCCGGGCGCCAGGACGGCAGGTGCACCTCGTACACCGACATCGGCGCCTCGTGGACCCGGCGGGCGGCCCGGGCGGCCAGCCACGCCCCGTCCTGCCAGCGGTGGTGCGAGGCGTACACCACCGAGGCGTTCGCCGGCGGGCACTCGGTGCGCCGGGCCATCGGGTCCGCGTGCCGGGTCCGCCGGCCGTCCGGGCAGACGATCTCGTACTTGTACAGCGCCCCCTCGCCGACCCCGGGCACGAACAGCTCCCACACCCCGCTGCGGCCCAGCGACCGCATCGGGAAGGCGGTGCCGTCCCAGTAGTTGAAGTCGCCGATGAGCCGGACCCCGCGGGCGTTGGGCGCCCACACGGTGAAGCGGGTGCCGGTGACGCCCTGGTGGGTCATCGGACGCGCGCCGAGCGCCTGCCACAGCTGCTCGTGCCGGCCCTCGCCGATCAGGTGCAGGTCGAAGTCGCCGAGGGCGGGCAGGAAGCGGTACGGGTCGCACAGCTCCAGCTCCTCCTCCCCGTAGGTGACGAGCAGCCGGTAGTCGGGCACCTCGCG
It contains:
- a CDS encoding cation:dicarboxylate symporter family transporter produces the protein MATQTPAPRSPGHPRRDRTHYLYLAVIGAVLLGIAVGFAAPGTAVELKPIGTGFVNLIKMMISPIIFCTIVLGVGSVRKAAKVGAVGGLALGYFLLMSTVALAIGLLVGNLLEPGSGLELTTEAAKAGQGQAEGASESTEEFLLGIIPTTLVSAFTEGEVLQTLLVALFAGFALQAMGAAGEPVLRGIGHIQRLVFRILSMIMWAAPVGAFGAIAAVIGQTGTDALRSLAVIMIGFYVTCFLFVFLVLGAVLRLVAGVNVLALLKYLGREFLLIVSTSSSESALPRLIAKMEHAGVSKPVVGITVPTGYSFNLDGTAIYLTMASLFIAEAMGDPLSLGQQISLLLFMIIASKGAAGVTGAGMATLAGGLQSHRPELVDGVGLIVGIDRFMSEARALTNFAGNAVATVLVGTWTKEIDRERMREVLAGRLPFDETTLLDDGHGAPAPENPAGQEGRSGTPAATAEGTARGGAASQEKTAAV
- a CDS encoding DUF3515 domain-containing protein, whose protein sequence is MRSRRRLLAAGLAVPLLLVALYLAFGDALRPDGDGGVRVAVPESDRTTARICAELIDAVPSTVAGAERRETRPGSRLTAAWGDPAIVLRCGVPRPDEMNRATATGAKIGEVDWMLESPGEDGRHRCTTALRTVYVEVSIPGSYQDVTPLEDLAEAIRKTVPAGISDA
- the glgB gene encoding 1,4-alpha-glucan branching enzyme → MLDGCHHDPHALLGARPVPGGVAVRALRPFARSVVVTAKGLRAELYPEGDGFFAAVLPLREVPDYRLLVTYGEEELELCDPYRFLPALGDFDLHLIGEGRHEQLWQALGARPMTHQGVTGTRFTVWAPNARGVRLIGDFNYWDGTAFPMRSLGRSGVWELFVPGVGEGALYKYEIVCPDGRRTRHADPMARRTECPPANASVVYASHHRWQDGAWLAARAARRVHEAPMSVYEVHLPSWRPGLSYRQLAEQLPGYVRDLGFTHVEFMPVAEHPFGGSWGYQVTGFYAPTARLGTPDDFKYLVDALHRAGIGVIVDWVPAHFPRDDWALARFDGTALYEHADPRRAAHPDWGTLEFDYGRTEVRNFLVANAVYWCEEFHVDGLRVDAVASMLYLDYSREEGQWTPNARGGREDLDAVAFLQEMNATVYRRCPGVVTIAEESTAWNGVTRPTHLVGPDGFGGLGFGLKWNMGWMHDSLGYVAHEPVHRRYHHHEMTFSMVYAYSENYVLPISHDEVVHGKRALVSKMPGDWWQRRATHRAYLGFMWAHPGKQLLFMGQEFAQGAEWSHEHGPEWWLLDDSYHSAGDHRGVRNLVRDLNRCYTATPALWQRDTVPDGFAWVAGDAADDNVFAFLRFDAQGSPLLAVSNFSPVVRHGYRLGVPERIARWREVLNTDAGAYGGSGVANPEPLRAEPVPWHGRPASVRPVLPPLATVWFRPA